Sequence from the Corallococcus sp. EGB genome:
CGGGCTCATCGTCGCCTGCGACGACGCGCGCGTGCTGCCCGAGGCAAAGCTCGAACTGGCGCGAGACTCCCCGCTGCGCGACTACCAGTCGACCGCCGTCGACAAGCTCGCCAAGGTCACGCAGGGGACGGTCGTCATCCCGTGCGGCGGCGGCAAGACACGCGTTGGCATGGGCGCGATCGCGCGCTTGCGAACCCCGACGCTCATCCTCGTGCACACCCTCGACCTCGCCGAGCAGTGGCTCGGGGAGCTGAAGGGCAAGCTCGGCCTCGACGCGGGCCTCATCGGCGACGGCGAGGCGCACCCCGCGCCCGTGACGGTGGCGGTCATCCAGGCCCTCGTGCGCTGGGAACCGGCGAAGCTCGACTCCTTCCTCGCGGGCTTCGGCCTCCTCATCCTCGACGAGGCGCACCACGTCGCCACGAGCACGTTTCACTCGGTCGTTGACCGCTGCCCCGCGCGCTACCGGCTCGGGCTCACCGCGACGCCCGAGCGCGAGGACGGGCTGACCGCGCTCCTCGACCTGTTCCTCGGCGCGCGGCTCGTCACGGTCACGCACGAAGAACTCGTGGCGGCCGGCGTGCTCACCGTCCCAGAGATCCACAGCATCGAGACGGGCTTCTCGTTTCTCTACACGGGCCCCGAGGACTACGCGCCGATGCTCGCCGCCGTCGCGAGCGACGAGGCGCGCAACGCGCTCATCGTGAAGACGGTCGTCGCAGAGGCCCGCGCAGGCCACGTCTGCCTCGTGCTCTCCGGTCGCATCGACCACTTCCACGCGCTCGCCGACGCCATCGCCGCCCAGGGCGTCGCGGCTGCCGTCCTCACCGGCGAGGTGAAACGCGCGGTCCGCAAGGAGCTGCTCGATGAGGCCCGCGCCGGGAAGCTGCCCGTCATCGTCGCCACCAGCCTCGCCGACGAGGGGCTCGACTTGCCGCGCCTCTCGCGGGTGTTCCTCGCGTACCCGGGCCGGGCACGCGGGCGCACCGTGCAGCGCCTCGGCCGCCTCATGCGCCCGCACGCCGAAAAGACGGACGCCGCGCTCTTCGACTTCGTCGACCGCAAGGTGCCTCTGCTACGTCGCCACCACCTCGAACGGCGGAAGCTCTACGCCGAGGTCCTGGGCGTGCCCGCGTCGAAGCTCGGCACGCGCAAGGGAGCCGCATGAGCGCGCTCGCTCCCGACGAGAGCAGCATCCGGTCGACTTGGCGCTGGCTCGCCCACGGCGCGCACGGCGTCTCCGAGGTGCGCGTCATCCGGCCAGCGGGCGGCATCATCGGCATCGGCTTCTTTGACGACGAGGACGCCTTCGTCCGCGAGTGCGTGCGCACCAATGCGGCCGGCAACGTCTACGTCGGCATCCAGCCACGCCCGAGGCGCCTCTTCGACGCGGCGCCGAACGTCGTGCGCCCGCTCAAGACCGGCGTCGGCCGCAAGGACATCGAGGTCATCACCGCGACGGTCATCGACCTCGATCCGGTGCGCCCGAAGGACACCGCCAGCACCGACGCCGAGCTCGCGCTGGCGATCGCTGCGGCCGAGAAGGCCTCGGCGTGGTGCGAGGCCGAGGGGCTCGTGCGCCCGCGCCTCATGATGAGCGGCAACGGCGCGCAGCTCTGGTTCGCACTGCCGCCCACAGCGCTGGAGGGCGACCGCCGTGACCGGCTCCAGGCGGGGCTCAAGGCGTTCGAGGCGACGGTTCGCGAGCGCGTGCAGAGCGAGGCCGTCCACGTCGACTCCATCCACGACGTCGCCCGCATCATCAAGGTCATCGGCACCGTGAGCCACAAGGGCGACGGCCTGGGCGACCGTCCCCACCGCGTCAGCGCAGGGCTCTCCGGTTTCGAGCGCGTCGCAGATGCCGCCCTCCTCGCCCGCCTCGACGTCGACCCCGCGCTCGAGCTGCCGGCCGCCGCAGCCCGCCTGACGCTCCCGGTGTTTGGGAACGCGCCGGCACCTGGCTCCGCGAAGGCAAAGCGCACGCCGGAGGGCGAGTACGACTGGGAGCACCCGGTCGAGATGTGCGGCCCGGTCCAGCGCCTCTGGGAGCAGGGCGCCGAGGACCGGAGCGTCGCCATCTTCAACATGGTGCGCTTCTTCGCGCATAAGGGGCTGGGCCTCGACGAGATCACCGAGCTGGTCCTCGAGGACGACCGGCGAGGCCTGGGCAAGCTGCGCGGCCGCGACGGTGTCGCGTACATCAAGAAGGCGCACGAGAAGGTGCTCGCGACCGCTCGCGAGGACGGCTCGATCGCCCCGCCGTGCCATTCGCTCCAGAACCTCGGCTACTGCCGCGTGAACCGCGAGCCGACCGCGCGGTGCGAGCTCTACGACGTCGTCTTCGACATCGAGAAGGCCATCGAGGCTGTACCGAGCGACACGCCCGCGCGTGAACTCGAGTACCGCCTGAAGCCCATCCTCGACGCCATCGCGCACCGCGGTCCATCCGTGCAGAGCAAGTACCTCGGCGTCGTCGAGAAGCGCTTCGGGCTCAAGGCCAAGGACCTGCGCAAGGCTGTCGCCCGCGTGACTACCGCGCCGGCGCGCGACGACGATGAGCGCGCCGAGCCCGAGAGCAGCGACGAGGAGATGGAGGGCGCGATCTTCGAGGACGCGTCCTGCTACTACTGCATGACCGCGCGCGGCGAGACCAAGGTCATTTCGTCGTTCACCATCGAGCCGACGATGCGCGTCGTCACCGAGGACGGCGAGCTCATTCTCGGCGACGCGCTCACAGACAAGGGCGGCAAGGTTCCGGGCTTGCGGCTGCCGCTCACGGCGTTCCACAGCAAGCGCGACCTCATTCGCCAGCTCCCATCCGCTGACCTGCAGTGGACCGGCAGCGACAACAACGTCCAGGGTCTGCTCCGGGTGCTCGCTCGGCGACCGGTCCCTCGTCGACCGGGCTCGAACATGCTGGGCGAGTACAAGAAGGGCGAGCACCACGTCTGGCTCGGCCCCGACTGCGCCATCGGCAAGGACGGCTTCCTCGAGCCGTCGCCGGTCATCTACGTCCCGAGCGGCGCGTCGCTCGACAAGCGCGTCTCCTACGTGAAGAGCGACGAGGACACGTTCCTGGAGGTCGCGGCCGTCGTCTTCCGCTGCCTGCCGCAGGTGAACAAGCCCGAGGTCATCCTCCCGGTGCTCGGCTGGTTCTTCGCGACGCCGATGAAGGCGAGCTTCATGAAGGCGGTGGGCGCGTTCCCGACGCTGTTCGTGTGGGGCACGCAGGGCTCGGGCAAGTCGAGCCTCTGCATCGACATCATGTGGCCGCTGTTCGGTATCCGCGACGCCGAGCCCTACAGCGCGACGGAGACCGAGTTCGCGCTGCTGAAGCTGCTGACGTCGACGCGCTCGGTGCCGATCTTCATCGACGAGTACAAGCCCTACGACATGCAGCGGCAGCGGCTCAACACGCTGCACCGCTACCTGCGCCGTCTCTACCGGGGCGAAACCGAGGAGCGCGGGCGCCCGGACCTCAAGGTGAACAGCTACCACCTGCAGGCGCCGGTCTGCGTCGCTGGCGAGACGCGCCCCACGGAGGCCGCGCTGCTCGAGCGCATCATCGCCGCGAACCCGGAGAAGACCACGCTCGACGAGCAGACTGGCCACAAGCAGGCCTACCGCGAGCTGCGCTCGGTAGACCTCGTGCTCTTCGCGCCGAGGTACATCCAGTTCTGCCTCGGGCGCGACTTCGACGCTGACCTCGCGGTGGCGCTCGGCGTCGCCAAGGCGCTGCTCGACGGACGCAAGGTGCCCGTGCGCATCGCGGAGAACCTCACCGCGATGCTGCTCGGCGTGCATCTCTTCGAGGAGTTCGCCAAGCACTGCGGCTGCGAGCTGCCCGACGACCTCGGCGTCGAGGCCGCCGTGAACGCGGTGCTCGACGACGTCCTCGAGACCGATCAGGGCGTGAAGAACGCGCTCGACCACTTCCTCGAGATGCTGGGCGTGATGGCCGTCCAGGGGCACCTCAAGCACCGCGTCCACTACGTGTTCGACGCGGGGAACCTCGCCATCCACCTCGAGAGCGCGTACGACGCGTTCCGCGCGCACTGCAAGCGCATCGACTACGAGGGAGAGGTCGTCGACCTGAAGGCGCTGCGACGCCTCATCCTCGAGAACAAGAAGCAAGGTGGCTTCGTCCTGGTCGAGAGCGAGCGCGTGCTGTTCGACGGCCGCGAGGGGCGCCGCCGCGCGGTGCTCGTCGACCTCGCGAAGACCAAGGTCGTCACGGCCGACGACTTCCCGACGCCCGACGAAGGGGGCGGCGGCGGCCTCCGCGAGACCCTCAAGTCCCGCCACGGCTGGCGCGACGACTCGTAGCCGGGGTCTTCACGGCCTCGGCGTCCCCAGGCGCACCGAGGCGGCGGCAGTCGCGGAGGAGGGTGGAGGCGTTCTGCAGGCCCTCCTCCTGCTTCTTCGTCGCCTTGCCCTTCGTGCCGTCCTTCTTCTTCGTCGTGGTCGTGGCCACGAACTCGAGCTGCGCGAGCGACTCGTCGAGCTCGATGTTCTCGGGCGGGATGCCGAGGCGGACGAGGCCTTCGCCGCGCTGTACGCGGAGCAGGGCCTTGCGCTCCTCCTCGCCGAGCCCGGGGATGTCGAACTTCCCGAGGTCCGCGCGCAGGTCGTTGAGCGCCGGGTCCTTGTCGCTGCCGTCACGCAGGCGCGACTTGTCGATCCACCCGTCGTCCTTGCCGTTCTTGCGGGCCGCCGCGAGCAGCAGCAGGCGCAGGAACTTCAGGTCGCTCTTGCGGAAACCGCCGAAGTCGTGGCCGTTCATCTCCACGACGTGGCGATCGCCCGGACGCGTCGCGAGCCGGAGCCGCACGTAGTCGAGGTCGAGCATCGGGTCCTCGATGACCTGCGTGCGGTACTCGGGCGTCAGCTCGTCGATGGCGCGGGCCAGGTCCATGCCTCCGCGCGCGTCGAGGGCGAGCTCGAAGGGGACGATCCTATCGACGGTGGTGAGCGCCGTCGGGGGCTTCTTCGCCACCAGGACGATCATCCCGTCGACGCCCAGTTCGGCGCGTGTGCCTCGACAGAGCTGCTCGAAGCCGAGCTTCGGTGCGCGCAGCCAGACGACGGCCACGTTGAGCCCACGCCGGCGCACGAGCCCGACGCCGAGGAATGGCTTGGGCACCTTGCCCGTGAGCGGCGCGAGGCCGTTCTGGGCGGCAAGCTTCGCAAAGACGTCCTTCGCGCGGCACCGCAGCCCCTCGACCTCGGTGCGCTCGACCCAGGTCCAGCCCGGCCAGCAGGGCGGTTCCTCGGGGCACGCCACCCCGACGAGCTTCTCCGAGGCGCGGAGGTCGTAGTTCAAGTTCGGCAGGCAGCCGCGCTCGCAGCCGGGCGGCTCGTAGTCGTCGTCCTTGCCGTACTCGAGGACGCGCTCGCGGACGCAGAGCACCGGCTCCGCGCCTGCGGCCATGACCTCGGCGTACGAGACGCGCGAGTCGTCACTGAGCCGCAGCTTCGACAGCAGCAGCGTCCAGGGGAGAACGTCGTCCGCTGGCATCGATGCCCCACTCCTTCAGGTAGCGACGGATGACGCGGTCGCGCTCCGTGTCGTTCAGGTTCGAGCTGTTCGGGTTGAAGAGGCTGACCGTGCGGTACTTCTGACGGCCCTTGCCCTCGAAGCGGAACTGCAGCCGGACGCCGTGGATCTCGTCGCTCGCGAGGTTCACGCCGTGCTCCTCGAGGAGCAAGCGCACGCCCAGCACGGTGAAGCCCGCCTTTATCTCCACTGTCACGCGCTTGACGTCGCGACTCGCCGGCTTCGCAACCACGCGCACGATTGAGACTTCCTCGATCTTGTCGAAGCCGCGCACCGGGAAGTCGAAGTCGTCGTCGCGCAGCGGGTCGAACGAGAACTTCGGGCTCTTGGTCGTGTCCTCGAAGTAGCTCGTGTCACCGATGAAGAGCTGGGCGAACAGGTCGCGCAGCTTCTCGCGCTCGGCCACGCGCGGCGCCTTCACGAGGAGCGTCGACGTCTCGAACTGGAAGACAGCCGCGAGCCGCACAACAGGCCGCTGCCAGTCCGGCTCCACCACGCCCTTGTCGTTGAAGCGATCGAAGGGGGCGACCTCGTCCTCGTGGTAGATGAAGAGCGCGAACTTCTCGTCGTTGGCGAAATCCTCGACCTGGCAGCGTGCGCCGAACGCGGTCTCGCGGAAGTGGCTCGCCATCGCTGCCTTCATGTCCGCCTTGGCCTGCGCGGTCGGCTTCAGCGACACCGCGTAGCGCCCGTGGAACTCCGTGAGGTGTTCCATCATGTCGAGAACGTGGGCTTGGTGCGCCTCGAGGAAGAGCGGCTCATCGGCCACGAACAGGCGCACCGCGAGATCCTGCGCCGACCACGCGCGGCTTTCCTCGACAAGGTGAGAGTGCCCGTTGGTCCAGACCTGCAAGGCGAGCCGCTCGAGGTAGGGGCGCGCGTGAGGCCCGCACAGATCGTTGACCGGCAGGAGTTTCGTCTCGAGCGCCACCCGCTCGGTCTCGGGGAGCGCTTTCCACGCGCGATAGACCTGCTCCCCCACCGGTCCCTGGCCATCGAGCACGAGCTCGACGGCGGCCCACTCGAGCAGGACCTCGAGGGCGTCGGGGGTGAGGTGGCGGAAGAAGGACTTCGGGTTCCATTCGCGGTTGGCCATGCGTTCTCCGGATGGGTGACTGTTGCCTAAACAGGGGACATCGAGAGCGAACGAAACCGCTCCCCCCACACTTCAGAAGAGCCGTCCTTGCGCGCCGTCGACGACGAGCTTCAGGGTCTCCAGGCGGATCTGCATCGCCTGGTTCGACACGTTGGTGAAGCCGCCGTGTGCGATGACCTCGGACGCGAAGTCGCGCAGCTCGGAGATGCGCTCGTCAGCCTTCTTGCGGGCGAGGAGGTTGTCGATGGCGAGCGGCCCGCCGCTCACGTGCTTCACCGCCGCGCGTACGTCGCTCGCGGGCATGAGCAGGAACGCCGAGAACTTGTCGGCCTGGATCTCAGCCGGGTCGCGCTGGCCGTCGCGGCAGACGATGGCGGCGGTGGCCTTGGCACCGGGCTCGCGCGAGAAGAGCGGGAACGTGACCTTGTCCATCTCGCGGAGCGGGCGGTGGAGCTGCCAGTGGCCGAGCTCGTGACTGAGGGTGAAGCAGTAGCGGCCCTCGTTGCCCTCAAGCGACGAGTCGATGACCACCAGCGCGTCGTCGAGCCACGTCGCGCCGAGCACGTCGGGCTTGCCGAGCTTCGTGCGGAGGTCGCCCATCTCGAGGCTGAGCCCGAGGACACCCTCGGCGATCGCGTCGACCGGGATTGGCGGGCGAGGCGCCTCGCCTTTCCACTTGGCGTACCGGCGCAGCAGTTCCTGAGCGGCGCTCTCGATCTGCGCGTCCGAGAGGAACGGGACCTTGGTCGACATCACCGTTTCCCCTTCTTCTGCTGTGCGTCGAGGAGCTTCATCAGGTCCGCGCCGGAGATGTTCTTCTCGCCGACGGTGCGCAGGAACTCCGGCATCGTGGGGTCAGCCTTGATGACCTTCTCGACGTCCTCGGACACGCGGCCCGCGAGCGTCATCAGCTCGTCGAAGTCGTCGTTCAGCAGCGTCGCCAGCTTGCGGATGACGTCCTCGGCTGGCTGGCTCTTCTCTTCCATCGTCTCGATGCGCGACAGGTACGTGGGCGAGATGCCGACCTTTGTGGCTGTCTCGCGGAGACCGAGCTTCAGCTCAGTCCTCTTG
This genomic interval carries:
- a CDS encoding DEAD/DEAH box helicase is translated as MLSFPNPAYLDRLRLGLNPGAELETVCFVEQRAGELRLPRGAIHALRRAAAQDGLIVACDDARVLPEAKLELARDSPLRDYQSTAVDKLAKVTQGTVVIPCGGGKTRVGMGAIARLRTPTLILVHTLDLAEQWLGELKGKLGLDAGLIGDGEAHPAPVTVAVIQALVRWEPAKLDSFLAGFGLLILDEAHHVATSTFHSVVDRCPARYRLGLTATPEREDGLTALLDLFLGARLVTVTHEELVAAGVLTVPEIHSIETGFSFLYTGPEDYAPMLAAVASDEARNALIVKTVVAEARAGHVCLVLSGRIDHFHALADAIAAQGVAAAVLTGEVKRAVRKELLDEARAGKLPVIVATSLADEGLDLPRLSRVFLAYPGRARGRTVQRLGRLMRPHAEKTDAALFDFVDRKVPLLRRHHLERRKLYAEVLGVPASKLGTRKGAA
- a CDS encoding ImmA/IrrE family metallo-endopeptidase; this encodes MSTKVPFLSDAQIESAAQELLRRYAKWKGEAPRPPIPVDAIAEGVLGLSLEMGDLRTKLGKPDVLGATWLDDALVVIDSSLEGNEGRYCFTLSHELGHWQLHRPLREMDKVTFPLFSREPGAKATAAIVCRDGQRDPAEIQADKFSAFLLMPASDVRAAVKHVSGGPLAIDNLLARKKADERISELRDFASEVIAHGGFTNVSNQAMQIRLETLKLVVDGAQGRLF
- a CDS encoding helix-turn-helix domain-containing protein — translated: MKERFGERIRRKRTELKLGLRETATKVGISPTYLSRIETMEEKSQPAEDVIRKLATLLNDDFDELMTLAGRVSEDVEKVIKADPTMPEFLRTVGEKNISGADLMKLLDAQQKKGKR